Proteins from a single region of Azospira inquinata:
- the rsmI gene encoding 16S rRNA (cytidine(1402)-2'-O)-methyltransferase translates to MTNEYTALYVVPTPLGNLGDITLRALEVLKAVPWVAAEDTRHSQPLLRHFGSQAKLLAAHEHNEEHAAQQVIAKLAAGESVAVVTDAGTPAVSDPGARLVARVRQAGYPVVPLPGACAAITALSASGLDAPHFLFYGFLPTKAGQRERELQSLAALPYTLVFYEAPHRIEDTLGALAQVLGGDREIVICRELTKLFETIQPLALGDAPEWLAADANRRKGEFVLLVQGAPEADRGGEGERVLALLLAEGLPVKQCAKLAAEITGAGKNDLYARALAMKNG, encoded by the coding sequence ATGACAAACGAATATACTGCATTGTATGTGGTTCCCACCCCTTTGGGAAACCTGGGGGACATTACCCTGCGCGCCCTGGAGGTGCTCAAGGCCGTGCCCTGGGTGGCGGCCGAAGACACCCGCCACAGCCAGCCCCTGCTGCGCCATTTCGGCTCCCAGGCCAAGCTCCTGGCGGCCCACGAACACAATGAGGAGCACGCAGCCCAGCAGGTGATCGCCAAACTGGCGGCGGGGGAATCGGTGGCGGTGGTGACCGATGCGGGTACCCCGGCGGTTTCCGACCCGGGGGCTCGCTTGGTGGCCCGGGTGCGGCAAGCGGGCTACCCGGTGGTGCCCCTGCCCGGGGCCTGTGCTGCCATTACGGCCCTTTCCGCTTCCGGCCTGGATGCGCCCCATTTCCTGTTCTACGGCTTTCTGCCCACCAAGGCTGGCCAGCGGGAGCGGGAACTGCAAAGCCTGGCGGCCTTGCCCTATACCCTGGTTTTCTACGAAGCCCCCCATCGCATCGAAGACACCCTGGGGGCCCTGGCCCAGGTGCTGGGCGGTGATCGGGAAATCGTCATCTGCCGGGAACTGACCAAGCTCTTCGAAACCATTCAGCCCCTGGCCCTGGGGGATGCGCCGGAATGGCTGGCGGCGGACGCCAACCGGCGCAAAGGGGAATTCGTGCTCCTGGTCCAGGGGGCGCCGGAGGCTGACCGGGGCGGGGAAGGGGAGCGGGTATTGGCCCTGCTCCTGGCCGAAGGTCTGCCGGTTAAGCAATGTGCCAAGCTGGCGGCGGAAATTACGGGAGCGGGAAAAAATGACCTGTACGCCCGCGCCCTGGCCATGAAAAATGGCTAG
- a CDS encoding YraN family protein, with translation MPPKDTTLTAPGKGRLAENQAAAYLTARGLAILARNYRVKGGELDLVAMDGPTLVFVEVRLRSRMDFGGPEASVTGAKRRRLSLAARHWLAGPGARHRGPCRFDCLLLRRVDDPAPEWLRHAFDEEGHE, from the coding sequence ATGCCGCCCAAAGATACCACGCTCACCGCTCCCGGGAAGGGACGCTTGGCGGAAAACCAGGCAGCTGCCTATCTCACCGCCCGGGGCCTGGCCATTCTCGCCCGCAATTACCGGGTCAAAGGGGGAGAGCTGGATCTGGTGGCCATGGACGGCCCGACCCTGGTGTTTGTGGAGGTACGTTTGCGCAGTCGGATGGATTTCGGCGGCCCGGAAGCCAGTGTCACCGGGGCCAAACGCCGCCGCCTCAGCCTGGCCGCCCGCCATTGGCTGGCGGGCCCGGGAGCCCGGCACCGGGGCCCCTGCCGCTTCGACTGCCTGCTCCTGCGCCGGGTGGATGACCCGGCGCCGGAATGGTTGCGCCACGCCTTCGACGAAGAAGGCCATGAATAG
- a CDS encoding HIRAN domain-containing protein: MNSRSRPGPLLLAALLTGLGGPGHGAEGPPTLRILIQTSPLAGAQYYAANRVWDQLRPGDRLTLAREGENPHDSRAIRVAWHGVQLGYLPRLENDAVADAMDRHAPLEARISRLRPDSDPWRRVEVQVFLVIRRSVLE, translated from the coding sequence ATGAATAGCCGGTCCCGCCCCGGCCCCCTCCTCCTGGCAGCCCTCCTGACCGGACTGGGCGGGCCGGGGCACGGAGCCGAAGGGCCGCCCACCCTGCGCATCCTGATCCAGACCTCCCCCCTGGCCGGGGCCCAATACTATGCCGCCAACCGGGTCTGGGACCAGCTCCGCCCGGGGGACCGGCTGACCTTAGCCCGGGAAGGGGAAAATCCCCACGATTCCCGGGCCATCCGGGTCGCCTGGCACGGGGTACAACTGGGTTACCTGCCCCGTCTGGAAAACGACGCAGTAGCCGATGCCATGGACCGCCACGCCCCCCTGGAAGCCCGTATCAGCCGCCTGCGCCCGGACTCGGATCCCTGGCGTCGGGTGGAAGTCCAGGTCTTTCTGGTGATCCGGAGGAGCGTGTTAGAATGA
- a CDS encoding phosphoheptose isomerase → MDLIARISQNFQDSAQTKLDAMELLAAPIAGAVETMVTALVNNGKILACGNGGSAADAQHFAAELVGRFEAERQELGAIALTTDSSILTAVANDYSYNQIFAKQVRALGQPGDVLLAISTSGNSANVMEAIQAAHDNDLRVVAMTGKGGGKIGEMLKDGDIHLCVPADRTCRIQETHLLTIHCICDGIDCLLLGVEE, encoded by the coding sequence ATGGATTTAATCGCCCGCATCAGCCAAAACTTCCAGGACAGCGCCCAAACCAAACTGGACGCCATGGAGTTGCTCGCCGCCCCCATCGCCGGTGCCGTGGAAACCATGGTCACCGCCCTGGTCAATAACGGAAAAATCCTGGCCTGTGGCAACGGGGGCTCCGCCGCCGACGCCCAGCATTTCGCCGCCGAGCTGGTGGGCCGCTTTGAAGCGGAACGCCAGGAATTGGGCGCCATCGCCCTGACCACGGACAGTTCCATTCTCACTGCCGTGGCCAACGACTACAGCTACAACCAGATTTTCGCCAAACAGGTCCGCGCCCTGGGCCAGCCCGGGGACGTGCTGCTGGCCATTTCCACCTCCGGTAATTCCGCCAATGTGATGGAAGCCATCCAGGCCGCCCACGACAACGACCTGCGGGTGGTAGCCATGACCGGCAAGGGCGGCGGCAAAATCGGCGAAATGCTGAAGGACGGAGACATTCACCTCTGCGTTCCGGCGGATCGCACCTGCCGTATCCAGGAAACCCACCTGCTTACCATCCACTGCATCTGCGACGGCATCGACTGCCTGTTGCTGGGAGTTGAAGAATGA
- a CDS encoding BON domain-containing protein: MKSTMRRLALPLLLAAVTAGVQGCFPFVAGGMTAGALMMADRRSSGTYVEDEGIELKIGNRISEQLGDQVHVNVTSYNRKALITGEVPSAEIKDKVGQIAAEVPNVTGVHNEVQVAGISSFSARSSDTLITSKVKARFVDGKRFSANWVKVTTEAGVVYLMGLVTQQEADDAIELARTTSGVTKVVNLMEIISYSQAKELGTRSNDNPGVPSPNNTAR, translated from the coding sequence ATGAAATCCACCATGCGCCGTCTGGCCCTCCCCCTGCTACTGGCCGCCGTCACCGCCGGTGTCCAGGGCTGCTTTCCCTTTGTCGCCGGGGGCATGACCGCCGGCGCCCTGATGATGGCGGATCGCCGCTCTTCCGGCACCTACGTGGAAGACGAAGGCATTGAGCTGAAAATCGGCAATCGGATCAGCGAACAGCTGGGGGACCAGGTCCATGTCAATGTGACCAGCTACAACCGCAAGGCCCTCATCACCGGGGAAGTGCCCAGCGCCGAAATCAAGGACAAGGTGGGCCAGATCGCCGCCGAGGTGCCCAACGTCACCGGCGTGCATAACGAAGTCCAGGTGGCCGGCATCAGCTCCTTCTCCGCCCGCAGTTCGGACACCCTGATCACCTCCAAGGTCAAAGCCCGCTTCGTGGATGGCAAGCGTTTCAGCGCCAACTGGGTGAAGGTGACCACGGAAGCCGGCGTGGTCTATCTCATGGGCCTGGTTACCCAACAGGAAGCGGATGACGCCATTGAACTGGCCCGCACCACCTCCGGAGTCACCAAGGTGGTCAATCTGATGGAAATCATCAGCTACTCCCAGGCCAAGGAACTGGGCACCCGCTCCAACGACAATCCGGGCGTCCCCTCCCCCAACAATACGGCCCGGTAA